Proteins encoded by one window of Thermodesulfovibrionales bacterium:
- a CDS encoding UDP-N-acetylmuramoyl-L-alanyl-D-glutamate--2,6-diaminopimelate ligase, with amino-acid sequence MKLSDILCDCDYELAAGSGSVTAGSPSSGGGRLPDVEIGEIAYDSRKVSGGALFVAVRGDRFDGRNFISDAIAKGAVAVVHEKTGLLTDPPAPTSFQGANGSSPVFIRVDDSRKALACVSNNFFERPSEEVPVIGVTGTNGKTTTTYLIKAILEAWDKATGLIGTIRYLVKEAECAAPHTTPESLEFQGLLRKMVSAGCAYVITEVSSHSLSQQRVDYTRFQSAVFTNLTRDHLDFHGTMERYYDAKKRLFTELLPESGTAVINLDDPWGKRLLSEIKRTAVTYGVIPEADITAEEVEYTFSGVSFLLRQRGAGSVRIDSPMIGSANLYNILAAAAAAMALGVPMEVIGKGLRTVPPVEGRLEKVDEGQGFLCIVDYAHTPDALEQLISAVREIIAGEGDVSIITVFGCGGDRDRGKRPVMGEIATRLSDHVFITSDNPRNEDPIGIIKEIESGIEKANYRVVPERAEAIALAVEKAGDGDILIIAGKGHENYQEVGERRYPFSDREVAQEAIRRKKQKIVGNT; translated from the coding sequence ATGAAACTGTCCGATATTCTTTGTGATTGTGATTATGAGCTCGCTGCCGGAAGCGGATCGGTAACGGCCGGTTCACCTTCATCCGGCGGCGGGAGGCTTCCCGATGTCGAGATAGGGGAAATTGCATACGATTCGCGGAAGGTGTCAGGAGGTGCCCTGTTTGTCGCTGTCAGGGGCGACCGTTTCGACGGCCGGAACTTTATCTCCGACGCGATCGCAAAAGGTGCGGTTGCGGTAGTGCATGAAAAGACAGGTCTATTGACGGATCCTCCGGCACCCACCTCTTTTCAAGGAGCGAACGGGAGTTCGCCCGTTTTCATCCGAGTAGACGACAGCAGGAAGGCCCTCGCCTGCGTCTCGAACAACTTCTTTGAGAGGCCTTCGGAGGAGGTGCCGGTCATCGGCGTGACCGGCACGAACGGAAAGACGACGACGACCTATCTCATCAAGGCGATACTCGAGGCGTGGGATAAAGCCACGGGGCTGATCGGCACGATACGGTACCTCGTAAAAGAGGCCGAATGTGCCGCTCCCCACACGACGCCGGAGTCTCTCGAATTTCAGGGGCTTCTCCGGAAGATGGTTTCAGCGGGATGCGCCTACGTCATAACCGAGGTCTCTTCCCATTCCCTCTCGCAGCAGAGGGTCGACTATACGAGGTTCCAGAGCGCGGTCTTCACGAACCTCACGAGGGATCATCTCGATTTTCACGGGACGATGGAGCGGTATTATGACGCGAAGAAGAGGTTGTTTACCGAACTCCTCCCCGAGAGCGGGACCGCCGTCATTAACCTGGATGATCCGTGGGGGAAAAGGCTCCTGAGTGAGATAAAGAGAACTGCGGTCACGTATGGCGTGATCCCGGAAGCGGACATCACCGCAGAAGAGGTGGAGTACACCTTCTCAGGGGTCTCCTTTCTCTTGAGGCAGAGGGGGGCGGGAAGTGTGCGGATAGACTCACCGATGATCGGCTCGGCGAATCTATACAACATCCTCGCCGCAGCCGCAGCCGCCATGGCCTTGGGTGTGCCGATGGAAGTTATCGGGAAGGGCCTGAGGACCGTTCCTCCTGTTGAGGGAAGGCTTGAGAAGGTCGATGAAGGCCAGGGTTTCCTCTGCATCGTCGATTATGCTCACACTCCGGACGCCCTCGAACAGCTCATCTCCGCAGTCAGGGAGATCATCGCTGGGGAAGGCGATGTCAGTATCATCACCGTCTTCGGCTGCGGGGGGGACCGGGACAGGGGGAAGAGGCCGGTCATGGGCGAGATAGCGACGAGACTCAGCGACCATGTATTCATAACCTCGGACAACCCGAGAAACGAAGACCCCATCGGGATTATCAAAGAGATCGAATCGGGCATAGAGAAGGCCAATTACCGTGTGGTCCCTGAAAGGGCTGAGGCGATAGCACTGGCGGTCGAGAAGGCGGGTGACGGAGACATCCTCATTATCGCGGGGAAGGGGCACGAGAATTATCAGGAAGTGGGAGAGAGGAGATACCCGTTCAGTGACCGGGAAGTTGCGCAAGAGGCGATAAGGAGGAAGAAGCAGAAAATAGTCGGCAACACATGA
- a CDS encoding penicillin-binding protein 2, which yields MRKRAVILNTALCFCFFIVIVRLADIMLLNHGRFYEKAKFQQEKQEDVRVRRGIVFDRRGREMAVNLDLESVYCDPFEIDSPEASARKVCEIMNRPEKAILSKLSSEGRFVWIERKLDPAVAKRMRESKIKGIGFMPDAKRFYPKAALAAHILGFVDIDNRGIEGVELKYNDRLRGNGGKIIFARDASGRTLSQGVEMESKGNNLVLTIDEGLQYMVESELEAAVKQWHAVAATAIMMDPFNGEILALANLPSFDPNKTAESRNFERRNRAITDCYEPGSTFKIIVGTAAIEEKAVTLDSPFDCSRGSVEVGGRTIHDAHRHGFLTFREVIQKSSNVGSVMIGMRLGKEKVYQYAKAFGFGEKTGIDLPGEVSGWIRPPERWSGVSLGSISIGQEVAVTPLQVLRAYAAIGNGGLLVRPHVVSRILNPEGKPLWSFQSDAKRAISAQTAGTFKEILKTVTEEGGTAKSAAVEGNYVAGKTGTAQIIDPHTKKYSREKYVSSFVGFVPADNPRMAMIIVIYEPKGQIYGGVVAAPVFKKIAESALSYLNVPREDTRANTLMVAR from the coding sequence ATGAGGAAGCGCGCTGTCATTTTGAATACGGCGCTCTGTTTCTGTTTTTTTATCGTAATCGTAAGGCTGGCAGATATCATGCTCTTGAATCACGGAAGGTTTTATGAAAAGGCGAAGTTCCAGCAGGAGAAACAGGAAGATGTCAGAGTCAGACGGGGGATCGTCTTCGACAGAAGGGGGAGGGAGATGGCCGTTAACCTCGATCTCGAATCAGTCTACTGCGACCCCTTCGAGATAGATTCCCCTGAGGCGAGCGCCCGCAAAGTTTGTGAGATTATGAACAGGCCGGAGAAGGCGATATTGAGCAAGCTTTCGTCCGAAGGACGGTTTGTCTGGATAGAGAGGAAACTGGACCCCGCAGTTGCGAAGAGGATGAGGGAGTCGAAGATCAAGGGGATCGGTTTTATGCCCGATGCCAAGAGATTCTATCCGAAGGCCGCCCTGGCGGCTCACATCCTCGGCTTTGTCGATATCGACAACAGGGGAATCGAAGGAGTCGAACTGAAATATAATGACCGCCTCAGGGGGAATGGGGGGAAGATTATTTTCGCGAGGGACGCCAGCGGAAGGACACTGTCCCAGGGCGTCGAGATGGAATCCAAGGGGAACAATCTCGTCCTTACCATCGATGAAGGTCTACAGTACATGGTTGAATCTGAACTCGAAGCGGCGGTTAAACAGTGGCATGCGGTTGCCGCTACCGCGATCATGATGGACCCCTTCAACGGCGAGATACTCGCCCTCGCAAACCTTCCTTCCTTTGATCCCAACAAGACTGCCGAGAGCAGGAATTTCGAACGGAGGAACAGGGCGATCACCGACTGTTATGAACCTGGTTCCACCTTCAAGATCATCGTCGGTACCGCGGCCATCGAGGAAAAGGCGGTAACCCTTGATTCGCCCTTCGACTGCAGCAGGGGCTCTGTCGAAGTGGGAGGGAGGACGATACACGACGCGCACAGACACGGTTTTCTCACCTTCAGAGAGGTGATCCAGAAGTCTTCCAATGTCGGCTCTGTGATGATCGGCATGAGGCTCGGGAAGGAAAAGGTATATCAATACGCCAAGGCCTTCGGCTTCGGCGAAAAGACGGGGATCGACCTGCCGGGCGAGGTCTCTGGCTGGATTCGGCCGCCGGAACGGTGGTCCGGTGTCTCACTCGGCTCTATCTCGATCGGACAGGAAGTGGCAGTCACCCCTCTGCAGGTCCTGAGGGCCTACGCAGCGATAGGAAATGGGGGCCTCCTCGTGAGACCCCATGTGGTGTCGAGGATTCTGAATCCTGAAGGCAAGCCTCTCTGGTCTTTTCAGTCTGATGCAAAGAGGGCTATCTCCGCTCAGACGGCGGGTACGTTCAAGGAGATCCTCAAGACCGTTACCGAGGAGGGCGGAACCGCGAAGAGCGCCGCCGTGGAGGGAAACTATGTGGCCGGGAAGACCGGGACTGCCCAGATCATAGACCCTCATACGAAGAAGTATTCGCGGGAAAAGTATGTGAGCTCATTTGTGGGCTTTGTGCCCGCAGACAATCCCCGGATGGCGATGATCATCGTAATCTACGAGCCGAAGGGGCAGATATACGGAGGTGTTGTCGCAGCTCCGGTCTTTAAGAAGATTGCGGAGAGTGCGCTCTCTTATCTCAATGTCCCGAGGGAAGATACCCGGGCAAACACCCTGATGGTCGCGCGATGA